A genomic stretch from Deinococcus sp. LM3 includes:
- a CDS encoding UvrD-helicase domain-containing protein: MTGIVEPGALFGVGDIHAGVLGGVTFDPGAVVRSLRPGVDAEQVRVALGRFTPQQLNVIHHVVNSARNVMVVATAGSGKSTVLRTVAQVLPGGLDVGAFALNRSIAQELRGALPRDVQVSTFHAFGRRLVKEHCPVQATFVEWKRLNIVKSVLKEAGVYSRGVAKSLMTLVRLSMVHIANSAEAVLSLAAEQEFEFPDSLDVVGAVRAVQDRALADFRERGHFDYDDMLYLPLKLGYGFESLDVALVDEAQDFSRLQHRLVRHVVGRRGRVVFVGDDSQAIYGFSGADRGGLDRAAQVFDAVTLPLTVTFRCPASHVELASAFSDGIEAAPGAADGEVRRMTERVACTSTA; the protein is encoded by the coding sequence ATGACAGGAATCGTGGAACCGGGAGCGCTGTTCGGGGTGGGTGACATTCACGCGGGCGTGTTGGGTGGGGTGACGTTCGATCCGGGCGCCGTGGTTCGCTCACTTCGTCCGGGGGTGGACGCGGAGCAGGTCCGCGTGGCGCTGGGTCGGTTCACGCCGCAGCAACTCAACGTCATTCATCACGTCGTCAATTCGGCGCGGAACGTGATGGTCGTCGCGACGGCGGGGAGTGGGAAGTCGACGGTCCTGCGGACGGTCGCGCAGGTGTTGCCGGGCGGGTTGGATGTCGGGGCGTTCGCACTCAACCGGTCGATCGCGCAGGAGTTACGCGGCGCCCTCCCGAGGGACGTGCAGGTGTCCACCTTCCATGCGTTCGGTCGGCGACTCGTGAAGGAGCACTGCCCGGTGCAGGCGACCTTCGTGGAGTGGAAGCGACTGAACATCGTGAAGTCGGTTCTCAAGGAAGCGGGCGTGTACTCGCGCGGCGTGGCGAAATCCCTGATGACCCTGGTGCGTCTGTCGATGGTGCACATCGCCAACTCGGCCGAGGCCGTCCTCTCTCTCGCGGCGGAGCAGGAGTTCGAATTCCCGGACAGCCTGGACGTGGTCGGTGCGGTGCGGGCGGTGCAGGACCGGGCGCTCGCAGATTTCCGCGAGCGGGGTCACTTCGATTACGACGACATGCTGTACCTCCCGCTGAAGTTGGGGTACGGCTTCGAGTCCCTGGACGTGGCACTCGTGGATGAAGCGCAGGACTTCTCCCGCCTTCAGCACCGGCTGGTCCGGCACGTCGTGGGTCGCCGGGGGCGCGTGGTGTTCGTGGGTGATGACTCCCAGGCGATCTACGGGTTCAGCGGCGCGGACCGGGGCGGACTCGACCGGGCGGCGCAGGTGTTCGACGCGGTGACCCTCCCGCTGACCGTGACGTTCCGCTGCCCGGCCTCGCACGTGGAGTTGGCCTCGGCGTTCAGTGACGGCATCGAGGCGGCGCCCGGCGCGGCGGACGGTGAGGTGCGGCGCATGACGGAAAGGGTCGCCTGCACGAGTACGGCATGA